In Panacibacter microcysteis, the genomic stretch TACAAAGTAACGCCAACCCACCTGCGCTACAAATAGAAGCATCTATTATTGTTTTGTACTTGTTTTACTGCCGCCGTGTAGAAGATCTACTACCAGGCTGGTAAAAAGACTCATGCAATAGCCTGTCCACACAATCATCAAATGACAGCCTTTTTCAAACACTATCAAGAAACAATTCCACACTTACGCCGTTGCTAAGCAAAGCTTTACACACTTTAGGCCGTGCGAACCATTATTGTCATTTAAACAATCGCGGCACGCAATTTGAATTATATAAAACGATTTTATTTTGATGGGGGTTAAAATAAAATTTATCCTAAGAAAACATCTTCTTGCCTCACAGTTAAATACTGCTGAGGCATTTCCTCTTTTATAAAGTACCGAGATTTTTTAAGGGCACTCCAGTCAACAAAAACTATGATCAATTAAAAAAAATCTTTATAAATTCATCGCTTTATGCCGGTTAGCTTTTAATGCTTTGGCATATTCTTTTCGTATTGTATAAATCATTCATCAATCAATTAACTAATATGCTCTGGCAAGGAAGAAGACAAAGTAGCAATGTTGAAGATCGCAGAGGAATGGGTGGCAAAGGTCTCGCTGTGGGAGGTGGCATAGGCACACTTGTAATAGCAGCCATCGTTTACCTACTCGGCGGTGATCCATCAGCAGTCATAAACAATGCACAAAATCAGCAGTTACAAGAAACCACCGCACCCACTAAGGCTGACGATGCAGCAGGGCAGTTTGCAGCAGTGGTGCTTGCAGACACAGAAGATATCTGGTCAGCTCTTTTCAAACAAATGAACAGGAATTATTCCGCCCCTACCCTTGTGCTGTTCTCGCAGGCTACACAGTCCGGTTGCGGTTTTGCCAGCCAGGCTTCGGGCCCCTTTTATTGCCCCGCCGACAGTAAGGTGTATGTTGATCTTACTTTTTTCGATGAGATGAAACAGCGCTTCAATGCTGCCGGAGATTTTGCACAGGCTTATGTAATTGCGCATGAAGTGGGTCATCATGTGCAGCATTTGTTAGGGCTAACAGACAAGGTAGATGCACAGCGCGGCAGAATCAGTGAAACGGAAATGAATAAGCTAAGTGTAAAGCTTGAGCTACAGGCAGATTTCCTTGCCGGTGTATGGGCCCATTACGAGCAGCAATTAAAAGACCCGCAACTCAATAGTTCTGTTATACAGGCCGGCGATATAGAAGAAGCGTTAAACGCTGCAAATGCCATTGGCGACGATCGCCTGCAGCAACAGTCACAAGGTTATGTAGTGCCCGATGCCTTTACCCATGGCACGTCAGCGCAACGTATTGAATGGTTCAAACGCGGCTTTACATCCGGCGATATCAGCCAGGGCGATACCTTTAATGATCCCTCGTTAAATTAATTACAAGTTTTATCATGAGCCAGGCTGCAGCAAAAGGATGAAGCTTTCGTTGCGTCGCACTCTTGTACTGCATAACAATATGCAGCTGCAGCGATCAGCGTACAAGGTTCGTAACTGCTGAAAGATGCGGGATGTGAACCGTGCATCAAATGTGACACATGAAATATCTCCAATCCAATCAACCTAAATGCTATCCCGCATCTTATCCACGCAACGGCTATTATTGAAGTCACAGTAGTACGAACACTTAATCAGCGCGAAAGCAGGAAAAGCACTTTGCATCTTTTCTTGCCTTCCGTTTTGGTTCTTTTGTGCCGGGAAGACGCAGCGTAATAAAGAAGAAAGCGGGTTAACTAAAGATCTTTTCTATAAAAAGGTTGATCACCTCCACAAAAATGAGGATGATTATAATCCATTCCAGTTGAATACTGTTGCGGTATTGCAGCAAATCTTTAAATAGTTCAAGGTTTTCCTTTACAATCCCTAAACCCTCTTGTATGGTACGAAACCTTGACTGAAGATCAAATGTTTTTTTCAAACCCACATCCAGTTTATTCAGGTGTTCATCTTCCCAGGTTTCTTCGGGGGAATCGAAAATATACAGGTTTTCTGCAATCCTGTTTTTGAGGTATAATGTGCGGCCAATGTATTTTTTGAGGTTTAGACCTTTCAGGTCTAGTTTACCTTTTTTTTCCAGTATCTGCGTGTGGTAGTTGGTTTCTTCCAGCAGCTTTGTTGTTAACTGGCTGAAATGGTCCAGCGCCACAGACTGAGAAACATTCAGCATGATCAACCGGAATGAGTCAGCATCTGCACCTTCCATTTCAATTTTGTTGTAGCCCAGTTTATCGCGCTGCGCATGCACTTCAATATCAAATTCATCATTCAGTCTTTCAGCAAGCAATGTTTTACAAAATGGCTGTATCACCTGTATAAAGGCAGTCATCTCTACCTCGTTATGACCCAGGAAGCATACGATGCCATATTTAAAGACATAGATAAATTTTTGCTCCGCTACCTGGTAAAACAATTCATCTGAATCTTCGTGGTATAATGCTGCTGTAAATGCAGACCTGAACTGTTTTATGTCAATACTATCGGCTATTTGAAACGCTAATACTTTTAACATAAGAAAACTTAAGGATTGTAAGATACTGCATTAAATGCATGATCGAAAAAAGCCATATGATGTTGACTCGTGTTTTGTACCACTGAATGAAGATTATACACTCATGGCTTTGCAGGTACATGCCAGATCCATATAAAAAGAAAACACAAAGACAC encodes the following:
- the ypfJ gene encoding KPN_02809 family neutral zinc metallopeptidase; translation: MLWQGRRQSSNVEDRRGMGGKGLAVGGGIGTLVIAAIVYLLGGDPSAVINNAQNQQLQETTAPTKADDAAGQFAAVVLADTEDIWSALFKQMNRNYSAPTLVLFSQATQSGCGFASQASGPFYCPADSKVYVDLTFFDEMKQRFNAAGDFAQAYVIAHEVGHHVQHLLGLTDKVDAQRGRISETEMNKLSVKLELQADFLAGVWAHYEQQLKDPQLNSSVIQAGDIEEALNAANAIGDDRLQQQSQGYVVPDAFTHGTSAQRIEWFKRGFTSGDISQGDTFNDPSLN
- a CDS encoding RMD1 family protein, whose translation is MLKVLAFQIADSIDIKQFRSAFTAALYHEDSDELFYQVAEQKFIYVFKYGIVCFLGHNEVEMTAFIQVIQPFCKTLLAERLNDEFDIEVHAQRDKLGYNKIEMEGADADSFRLIMLNVSQSVALDHFSQLTTKLLEETNYHTQILEKKGKLDLKGLNLKKYIGRTLYLKNRIAENLYIFDSPEETWEDEHLNKLDVGLKKTFDLQSRFRTIQEGLGIVKENLELFKDLLQYRNSIQLEWIIIILIFVEVINLFIEKIFS